In Neokomagataea tanensis, one genomic interval encodes:
- a CDS encoding YceI family protein gives MKIFTGFAAAVGLAFAAPSLVDAQTVTDPAKVQAGHYAVEAGHTQVVFSVLHFGFTNFQGLFSSASGTLDLDSKAPNASKFSITIPVSSVQTTSDKLTEELKGAQWFDAAHYPSATFVSKQVRRVGHDDAIITGDLTLHGVTKPETLKVHFVGAGVNPLDKKYTIGFDASGTIKRSDFGVKMYVPYVSDEVQLHVAGAFEKQD, from the coding sequence ATGAAGATATTTACTGGTTTTGCTGCTGCTGTGGGTTTGGCTTTTGCGGCACCTAGTTTGGTTGATGCTCAAACCGTTACCGATCCGGCAAAAGTGCAAGCGGGTCACTACGCTGTTGAGGCTGGCCACACGCAAGTCGTTTTCTCAGTGCTGCATTTTGGGTTCACAAATTTTCAGGGTTTGTTTTCTTCAGCGTCCGGGACGCTGGATTTGGACAGCAAAGCGCCAAATGCGTCAAAATTTTCAATAACAATACCTGTATCTTCTGTTCAGACGACTAGTGATAAACTGACTGAGGAACTGAAGGGAGCACAGTGGTTTGACGCTGCACACTATCCGAGCGCCACTTTCGTATCAAAGCAGGTGCGCCGTGTCGGTCATGACGACGCTATCATCACTGGGGATTTAACGCTGCATGGCGTTACAAAGCCCGAAACACTGAAAGTGCATTTTGTAGGGGCTGGCGTTAATCCGTTGGACAAAAAATATACTATTGGTTTCGACGCCTCGGGGACGATTAAGCGCAGCGACTTCGGCGTAAAAATGTACGTCCCGTATGTAAGTGACGAGGTGCAACTGCACGTAGCAGGCGCTTTCGAAAAACAAGACTGA
- a CDS encoding nicotinate phosphoribosyltransferase — MDTTKASSKAAETLANAYGVTGPLDESTILSRADSYFGRTRQIVQHFGDCDVTYAVFIRRPVIAACRLAVSWLQNVAQEQGFVLDCREVYAEGEWVGAGEPLLYLTGSFVKLAPLETLLLQKLGAACVAAHNAYQMCLALPEVPFLAMEARHCSGYEMQEQMGYAAGVGSRAAQREGARGFIGNANDATAGFFGLDKGLGTMPHALIGYAGSTLRAAEMYAEVFPNDPLTVLVDYFGQEITDTLTVCQRFPEHAAEGRLSVRLDTHGGRFLEGLDPQSSYAVLERNTPGTIRRYRSDRELRDLVGTGVSAAAIWRMREALNEAGYPNVKIVVSSGFNVDKCTAMHEAHAPIDVVGTGSFIPNHWSETYATADIVAYNGDLRVKIGREFLLGKVQAGKEKA, encoded by the coding sequence ATGGATACGACCAAAGCTTCCAGCAAGGCTGCCGAAACTTTAGCAAATGCTTACGGGGTGACGGGGCCGTTGGACGAAAGCACGATCCTGAGCCGGGCTGATTCATATTTCGGGCGCACGCGGCAAATCGTCCAACATTTCGGCGATTGTGATGTTACTTACGCCGTATTTATTCGTCGTCCTGTCATTGCGGCGTGTCGGCTGGCTGTAAGCTGGTTGCAGAATGTGGCGCAAGAGCAGGGCTTTGTTCTCGATTGCCGCGAAGTATATGCTGAGGGTGAGTGGGTTGGGGCAGGGGAGCCGCTCCTGTATCTGACGGGCTCGTTCGTAAAACTTGCGCCGCTCGAAACGCTTTTATTGCAAAAGCTAGGTGCTGCGTGCGTCGCTGCCCATAATGCCTACCAGATGTGTCTGGCGTTGCCTGAGGTGCCGTTCCTTGCCATGGAGGCGCGGCACTGCTCAGGCTACGAAATGCAAGAGCAAATGGGATATGCTGCGGGGGTTGGCTCTCGTGCAGCGCAACGTGAAGGAGCGCGGGGCTTTATTGGGAATGCCAATGATGCCACGGCAGGCTTCTTTGGCCTCGATAAGGGGCTGGGAACAATGCCTCATGCGCTTATTGGCTATGCGGGTTCGACGCTGCGAGCAGCGGAAATGTACGCAGAGGTTTTTCCTAATGACCCTCTGACAGTGCTCGTTGACTACTTCGGGCAAGAAATTACGGATACTCTGACGGTGTGCCAGCGTTTCCCTGAGCATGCGGCAGAGGGACGTTTGAGTGTACGCCTCGATACGCATGGCGGCCGTTTTTTAGAGGGGCTGGATCCTCAAAGCTCGTATGCAGTGTTGGAGCGTAATACGCCGGGTACGATACGACGTTACCGCTCAGACCGTGAATTGCGCGACTTGGTGGGAACGGGCGTTTCTGCGGCAGCAATTTGGCGTATGCGCGAAGCTTTGAATGAAGCAGGTTATCCTAACGTCAAGATTGTAGTGTCGTCAGGGTTTAATGTGGACAAATGTACGGCAATGCACGAGGCGCACGCTCCTATTGACGTTGTGGGTACGGGTTCCTTTATTCCTAATCATTGGTCAGAAACATACGCGACAGCAGATATCGTGGCTTATAATGGCGATCTGCGTGTCAAAATCGGCCGCGAATTCCTCTTGGGGAAAGTGCAGGCTGGTAAGGAGAAAGCATGA
- the alkB gene encoding DNA oxidative demethylase AlkB codes for MEDLFASLRERRTLGDGAVHLPGFTTGHDRAILGAIATLAEQAPFRRMTVPGGGVMSVALTSCGDCGWCSDERGYCYAAKDPLTGRSWPSMPNVLKGIAKDAAQQAGYDEFEPQSCLINRYETGARMGMHQDKDEGCLEAPVVSLSIGIPARFMFGGVEREQAVEVVDLYHGDAVIWGGPSRLAWHGIKPLRSAFHPLTGALRYNLTFRAIAEDTFRS; via the coding sequence TTGGAGGATCTTTTCGCTTCTCTTCGTGAAAGGCGTACTCTTGGGGATGGTGCGGTGCATCTACCGGGTTTTACGACGGGGCATGATCGCGCAATTTTGGGTGCCATCGCCACGCTGGCAGAGCAAGCGCCCTTCCGCCGCATGACCGTGCCGGGAGGCGGGGTTATGTCCGTGGCTTTGACGAGTTGTGGGGATTGTGGCTGGTGCTCGGACGAGCGGGGGTACTGCTACGCGGCCAAAGACCCGCTTACAGGGCGGAGCTGGCCGAGTATGCCGAATGTATTAAAGGGCATTGCCAAGGATGCGGCTCAACAAGCGGGTTATGATGAGTTTGAGCCACAGAGTTGTTTGATTAATCGCTACGAAACTGGCGCGCGAATGGGAATGCATCAAGATAAAGATGAGGGGTGTTTGGAGGCCCCGGTTGTGTCGCTCTCTATTGGAATTCCGGCGCGCTTCATGTTTGGTGGTGTCGAGCGTGAACAGGCGGTTGAGGTGGTGGATTTGTACCATGGCGACGCTGTGATTTGGGGAGGCCCAAGTCGTCTCGCATGGCATGGCATAAAGCCCTTGCGGTCTGCTTTTCATCCTTTGACTGGTGCTCTGCGTTATAATCTTACCTTTCGTGCTATCGCTGAAGACACTTTTCGTTCATAA
- a CDS encoding Maf family protein — translation MDAKASSLVLASGSAARRALLEGCMVEHACHPVALDEESLRLACQARGDTLGATALALAEAKAEMACSELPVGTWVIGADQILDLDGEAFSKPVDRAHARMQLQRLRGRSHILQTAVVLYRNGKKVWDELAAPRLTMRQFSEEFLDHYLEREGDSLLGCVGAYRLEGMGAQLFEAVDGAHDAVLGLPRLGLMRALRQAGVLMD, via the coding sequence ATGGATGCGAAGGCTTCATCATTGGTGCTGGCGAGTGGCTCTGCCGCTCGCCGCGCTTTGTTAGAAGGGTGCATGGTTGAGCATGCATGCCATCCAGTTGCTTTGGATGAGGAGAGCCTGCGTTTGGCGTGCCAAGCGCGGGGAGATACATTGGGGGCGACGGCCCTAGCATTGGCCGAAGCCAAAGCTGAAATGGCGTGTTCTGAATTGCCTGTGGGGACATGGGTTATTGGAGCAGACCAGATCCTCGACTTGGACGGGGAAGCTTTTTCTAAGCCAGTTGATCGCGCTCATGCCCGGATGCAGCTCCAGCGCCTGCGGGGCCGCTCCCACATCTTACAGACTGCTGTCGTCCTTTATCGGAACGGTAAAAAAGTTTGGGATGAATTAGCGGCGCCGCGTCTGACGATGCGCCAGTTTTCAGAAGAATTTTTGGACCACTATTTAGAGAGAGAAGGTGACTCTTTACTGGGTTGTGTCGGTGCATACCGGTTAGAGGGAATGGGCGCGCAGCTTTTTGAAGCGGTAGATGGCGCGCATGATGCGGTGTTGGGCCTGCCACGTTTGGGGCTCATGCGCGCTCTGAGGCAGGCCGGGGTATTAATGGACTGA
- a CDS encoding class II 3-deoxy-7-phosphoheptulonate synthase, translating to MHPSTPTSTSEAKTLWSPTSWRSKPIVQAPSYEDAAALAAVEERLHRYPPLVFAGEARRLKKRLAAASRGEAFVLQGGACAESFDEFTADIVRDTFRVLLQMAVVLTYAAKVPVVKIGRMAGQYAKPRSSATETKDGVTLPCYRGDIINGPAFTPEARYADPTRMETGYFQSAGVMNLLRAFAHGGYANLHEVHRWNLGFVERSPLSARYSDIAQRIDETLSFLRACGIDGASAQIDETEFFTSHEALLLPYEQALTRVDSTSGEYYDCSAHFLWIGDRTRQPDGAHVEFLRGVQNPIGIKVGPTTTVGDLERLLDILNPNDEPGRISLISRMGKDKVRDLLPPLLDAVNRTGRTVTWLCDPMHGNTTTTSNKIKTRAFENILGEVLGFFDVFAQAGRRPGGIHLEMTGQDVTECIGGAQCLTEADLGDRYETFCDPRLNAEQSLEMAFLLAHELTARQG from the coding sequence ATGCACCCCTCGACACCGACCTCAACGTCAGAGGCAAAGACGTTATGGTCACCTACAAGCTGGCGCTCAAAACCGATCGTCCAAGCTCCGTCCTATGAGGATGCGGCTGCGCTTGCTGCTGTTGAGGAACGCCTACACCGATACCCACCCTTAGTGTTTGCAGGGGAAGCCCGCCGCCTTAAAAAGCGTTTGGCTGCTGCATCCCGTGGTGAGGCTTTTGTGTTGCAGGGCGGGGCGTGCGCGGAAAGCTTTGATGAGTTCACGGCTGACATCGTGCGGGATACGTTCCGTGTGTTGCTGCAAATGGCGGTCGTGCTGACTTATGCCGCTAAAGTACCTGTTGTTAAAATTGGGCGTATGGCGGGGCAGTATGCCAAGCCACGCTCCTCCGCGACAGAAACCAAAGACGGCGTGACGCTGCCTTGTTATCGTGGTGACATTATCAACGGCCCAGCGTTTACGCCCGAAGCGCGTTACGCTGATCCGACCCGCATGGAAACAGGGTATTTTCAGTCCGCCGGGGTTATGAACCTGCTTCGCGCGTTTGCGCATGGGGGGTACGCAAACCTTCATGAAGTACACCGCTGGAACCTTGGTTTTGTTGAGCGCTCTCCTCTATCCGCGCGTTACAGCGATATTGCGCAGCGCATAGACGAGACATTATCTTTTTTACGGGCGTGCGGCATTGATGGAGCTTCTGCTCAGATCGATGAGACGGAGTTCTTTACGTCCCATGAAGCGCTGCTGCTGCCTTACGAGCAAGCGCTTACGCGTGTTGATAGCACGAGCGGTGAGTATTACGACTGTTCAGCGCATTTCCTGTGGATCGGTGACCGTACCCGTCAGCCAGATGGGGCGCATGTTGAGTTCCTGCGTGGTGTACAAAACCCGATCGGCATTAAGGTTGGCCCCACCACAACGGTTGGTGACCTTGAGCGCCTGTTGGATATTCTAAATCCGAATGATGAGCCGGGACGCATTTCGCTTATTTCCCGTATGGGGAAAGACAAGGTCCGTGATTTGTTGCCGCCTTTGTTGGATGCGGTAAATCGTACGGGACGTACGGTAACGTGGCTGTGCGACCCGATGCATGGCAATACGACGACAACAAGCAATAAAATCAAAACCCGCGCTTTCGAAAATATTTTGGGAGAGGTCCTAGGCTTCTTTGATGTATTTGCCCAAGCGGGGCGTCGTCCGGGTGGTATACACCTTGAAATGACGGGGCAGGACGTAACGGAGTGTATTGGCGGTGCCCAATGCTTGACCGAAGCTGACCTCGGAGATCGTTACGAGACGTTCTGTGATCCGCGCCTTAATGCAGAGCAGTCGTTGGAAATGGCATTTCTTTTGGCGCATGAATTAACGGCACGCCAAGGTTAA